The following proteins come from a genomic window of Natronosalvus vescus:
- a CDS encoding iron-sulfur cluster assembly scaffold protein: MGLGSDMYRQQILDHYKSPRNYGELEDPTFTHVGENPMCGDEIRMDVRLADDGDDDQAVIERVAFSGDGCAISQAAASMLSTELPGTTVDELLEMDRDDIVDMLGVEISPMRIKCAVLAEKVAQDGAEIYRGELEAEKTTTEDD; encoded by the coding sequence ATGGGACTTGGCTCGGATATGTACCGACAGCAGATCCTCGATCACTACAAGAGTCCCCGCAACTACGGGGAACTCGAGGATCCAACGTTCACCCACGTCGGCGAGAACCCGATGTGTGGCGACGAGATCCGAATGGACGTTCGCCTCGCTGACGACGGTGACGACGACCAGGCGGTCATCGAGCGGGTCGCCTTCTCGGGTGACGGCTGTGCGATCAGCCAGGCCGCCGCCAGCATGCTCTCGACGGAGCTCCCTGGCACGACGGTCGACGAACTGCTCGAGATGGATCGCGACGACATCGTCGACATGCTCGGCGTCGAAATCTCGCCGATGCGGATCAAGTGTGCCGTTCTCGCCGAAAAGGTCGCCCAGGACGGCGCGGAGATCTATCGGGGCGAACTCGAGGCCGAGAAGACGACGACCGAAGACGACTGA